A stretch of DNA from Hoeflea ulvae:
TTCGGGCCAGGGCAGCGAGAATCCGAAGCCGTAGCGCAGCACGACCTGCACGAACAGCACGGCCGCGATGATGATGAGCAGAAGGCGGGCAATGGTTGAGGCCAACCACGCCAGCGAGTTGGCAATCCGTCCGAGCACAATCAGCATGGTAACCCCGCGAGGCAGTGAGCAAGAGGACAGGCCCCCCGTAAGGGGCCTGTATCCAGTTCCAGCGGTAAGCCGCTGATCACTTCGCCTGGGTGGCGGCGACGGCTGCCTTCAGCTCGTCAATGATTTCCTGCCCGACCTGCTCGGCCAGAATATCGGCCACCGGCTTTTGCGCAGCATCAACGAACTGCTGGAACTCCGCCGCTGTGGGCTGGTAGATTTCCACGCCGGCAGCCCGGATCTTGGCAAGATCCTGCGACTCCTTGGCCGTGATCACACCAAGCATGGCGAATGTCGCTTCCGAAGCCGCATATTCAAAGGCCTGCTTGTCTTCGTCCGAGAGACCCTGCCAGTATTCCTCGTTGATGGTGATCAGCGGCATGTTGATCAGGTGGTGATCGAGTGTGTAGAATTTCTGCACTTCCTGCAGGTTCGCCATCAGCATCGTGTAGGGCGCATTTTCCTGTCCATCGACAACGCCGGTCTGCAGCGCACTGTAGAGTTCGGCCCATGCGATCGGGGTCGGCGAAGCGCCCAGCGCCTTGACCATTTCAACGTGAATAGGGATCTGCTGCGTGCGCATTTTCATCCCGACCATGTCCGCCGGCGACTTGATCATCTTGGTCGAGCTTGAGAAGTTGCGGAAGGCGGACGGCAGGTAGGACAGGATGCGGACGCCGGATTTCTCGGCGATCTTGTCGGACAGCGAGGCGCCGAACGAGCCATTCATGACTTCGCGGGCCTGGGCTGTCGACGAGAATGTGTAGGGCATCTCGAGCACGGAAGCGATCGGCGCATAGGCTGCGATGTGACCGGCACTCAGGCCGCCGACCATCTGCAGCGATCCGCGCACATTCTGTTCGGCAAGCGATTCGAGATCGCCCATCTGGCCGCTCGGGAAAACCTCGACTTCGAATTTTCCGGCGGTCTGCGCGCCGAGCACGGACGAAAACACTTCCGACCAGGTCCAGTAGGTGTTGTTGAGCAGGTCGCCTTCGCCATCGACGTGAGCCAGACGGACGGTATCGGCCTGTGCGGTTGCCGCACCAAGCATCAGGGCGATGGAAGCCACGGCGCCAAAGCGCATCTTACGCAAGAAGGTCATGATATTTCCCCAGTTTTTATCGCCCAACGACATGCCGGACTGTCACATGAGATTGAGGGAAACATCCATATTCGTCAACAATTTTTATTATACGAAAAATTTCTTCCCATAATACGCGTCGTGTATTACCCTCTCAAAGGTGGAAAACACAGACGCTGTCGCTTACCTTGCGCTGTCGGCGCAATCGGATGACAGTCATCGGAGCGGCCTGTAGAGTATCGGCTCCTGTGCCGGATTTTCCAACGGATTTTGGATGCGCGCTTGAGTATGGGGAAACATGATGAATGAGCAGGCAACGCTGCTGAGTGGCCAGGTCCTGATGAGCCAGAAAGAGGCTCTTGTCAGTTCGCCCGAATCCGGCAGTGCATCTGTTGCGGACCGCATCGTCGAGTTGCGCAAGGCCCGCAAGCTGACCTTGCAGGAATGCGCCCGGCTGTCCGGCGTCGCCGCCTCGACCCTGTCCAAGATCGAGCGGCGGGAACTTTCGCCGACGATTTCGACGCTGCAGAAGATTGCCGAAGGGTTTTCCGTCGAACTCACCGAACTGATCACCCAGACCCGGCCGGCCTATGCACCTGGCCGGCGCGCGGTCAGCCGTGCCGATTCGGGCAAGGCGCACACATCTCTGTCCTGCGCCAATTTCCTGCTCTGCGGCGAGCTGAAGGACAAGCGCATGATTCCGGTGCGCACCCGCATCACCGCCCGCGGTGTCGAGGATTATCCGGTCTGGGCCCGCAGCGACACCGAGATCTTTCTCTGGGTCGTCTCCGGCCGCATGCTGCTGCATTCCAAGGTCTATGAGCCGCTGGAGCTGGGGCCGGGCGATTCGGTGTATTACGACGGCAATGGCGAACATTGCTGGACGTCGGTCAGCGAAGAAGATGCAGAGGTCGTCTGGGTCCTGAGCGCCTGATGTGAGCGGCTTTCTCTCCTTCGAAGAGGCCCGGCGCAGCGCGCGCCGCCGTCTGCCGCGCGGCCTGTTCGACTATATCGACCGCGGCGTCGGCGAAGAGGCCTCGCTGCGGGCTTTGCGCACCCGGCTGGACGCGGCCGGAATCACACCGCGGATGCTGACCGGCGCCGATGCGTCCGACACCGGTGTCACGCTCTTTGGCGAGCAGCATCAAGCCCCGTTCATCATTGCCCCGACAGCAATGGCCGGCCTGGTCCATCGCGGCGGCGAAGAAGCGCTGGCGCGTGGCGCCGCGCGCTGCGGCGTGCCCTTCTGTCTCTCCACCCAATCACTGAGCAGTGTCGAGCAGATTGCCGGGGCCGCGCCCGGCCTCGACATCTGGATGCAGATCTATCTGTGGCAGGATCTCGCCCTGTCGGAAGCCTTGCTGAGCCGGGCCTGGGACACCGGCGTCCGGGTTGCCGTCATGACCATCGACACCCCGGCAGGCTCCCGCAAGGAATGGAACCTGCGCAGCGGCTTCGACATGCCCTTCAGACTGTCCCCGCGCAGCCTGTGCGATCTTGCGCTGCGCCCGAACTGGCTTTTCGGCGCCGTCCTGCCCAGAGCCATCCGCCACGGCCTTCCCGCCATGAACAACTATCCCGAAGCCCTGCGGCCGCGCCTGATCGGGGCGCCCGTCGACCCAAGGGTCACCTTGATGAAGGGGCTCAACTGGGACCATGTGCGTTGGCTGCGCGATCGCTGGGCCGGCAAGCTGGTGCTCAAGGGAATTCTCTCCTGCGCGGACGCCGAGACGGCAATCGGCATCGGCGCCGACGGCATCGTGGTATCCTCCCATGGCGCGCGTAATTTCGACGCTTCGCCCGCCCCCATCGATGTCCTGCAGGATATCGCTTCTGCATGCGAGGGCCGCCTGACGGTCATGGCCGACAGCGGCGTTCGCCGCGGTCTCGATGTGCTGCGCTACCGGCGCCGTGGCGCCGAGGCCGTCATGCTCGGCCGCCTGCCGCTCTGGGCCCTGGCCGCGGAGGGAGAGACCGGCGTCGTCAAGGCCCTGTCAATCCTGAGGGAAGAATATGCCGAAAGCCTGCGCTACAGCGCATGACTGTGCCGGCGCAGGTGCAGTTTTCAAAGCCGCGTTTTCACCCCTTCAGTACTTGCCCACCAGATTGACGAACACGCCCTGATTGTTGTCGCTCAGATCCGTCAGATCATCGGTGAAACGGCCGAAATTGTAGCCCAGGCCGGCTTTGGCATTGTCTCCGATATGGCGGTAGACGGCTGTGACCGCGCCATAATCCGTGGTGTTGGCGCTGGGCGAGCGCAGTATTCTGCCCTCGACCAGCACATCCCAGCGATGAATGACATGAAGATCGGCCCGCAGGATGCCCAGATGCGCCGAATTGTCTGTGTAGATGCCCGCCCCGCGGGTGGTCTCGACATCGCCGATGCGAAAGCCGTATTTTGCTCCGACATCGACATACTGGTTGACCTCATAGGTGCCATCGACACTGAGCACGTGGCTGCGCTGGCGCGGTCCGGCCGCCTGGTTGGCGGAATTGACCTGGTCGACACCGGGCAGATCGAACAGGAACCCGTATTTGAACAGGAGATTGAGCCTGTCATTGTCCACCGGCCGGTAGGCGTAGCCGAGGCTGCCTTCGACATAATCGCCATCAAGAATGGAGGATTGGTCCGATCGCGAGACCACTGCATCAAGACTGGCCAGCAGGCGCCAGTCCTGATTGGTCTTCCAGCTCAGCGCGCCGCTGACCAGATAGGAATCGCGATCCCGGCTGCCGTCCTCTGAGTCCTCAAAGCCCAGCGCGCCGCGCAGGCGGCCGCTGAGCCTGTCCTCGTCCTTGTAGGAAAGCCCCACGGACACCGCCTGCCGATCAAAATCGGAATTGTCGGGATCCCGGATCTCGCCGGTTTCGAGCGCGGCCTGGTAGGTCCATTCGGTATCCGGTGCATAGGACACGCCATAGGCGCTGGTCAGCGACCGCCGTCGGCCGAACATGTCATAATTGTTTTCAGAGGTGAGCGAGAGCGCGTCATTGTATTTGCGCTTGGCTCCGACGACGATGCCGCCACGGTCATTGCCGATGGCTCCGGTGCCATCAAGTTCACGATCCGGGTCAAGCCGGTAGCCGACATGATACTCCGCGACATCGGTCGGATTGAAATTGAGCGCGGCCATGGCGCCGATCCCGCTGGTTCCCTCCGACACTTCGCCGCTGACACCAACCGTTTCGGTCAGCCGCAATTCCGTGCCGACACCCGCCCGGTCATTGCGCTCGATCCCCTCCGAAGGCGCCAGGGTGGCCTGACCGAAGACATAGTAGTTTCGACCCTCGCGCGGCGCATAGGCCAGCCGCACGCCGCCATCGGTGCGGCGGCCATTGTCCCCGGCAACCCCGGTGGGATTGGCAAGTTCGGTGTGCTTGAGGCCGAAGGATGTCCTCAATGTCTTGTTGAGATCGACCACCACATCGCCGGACGCCTCCGCCTTCTTCTTTCCCGCCGCATCACTGTAATCGTCATAGCCGAGCCGCAGTTGCATGCGATCGGTCAGCGCGAACTCGCCAAACCCGCCGATCACCCTCTGATCGACGCTGGTCTGGTCATCGAGCGTCGAAAACCCGGCCTGCTTGCTGTCGTAATGGGCGCCAAGGCGACCCTTGGGCATTCCCGCACCCAGATCCGCCAGGTCAAGTTCGCCGCGCACCCGCCAGGCATTGGCGACCTGACCGATCCTGCCGGCACTGCCTTTGCCGACGATCGTCAAGCCGCCATCGGTCGAGGTCGAGCGGCCGAAACCGGGTCCCTCGGAACGCGCATATTCGCCTTCGATAAAGGTGGTGTCGCTGTGTCGGATGCGGAAGTCGGCGCCAACCAGTTGCTGATCGGCGTCAAGATCGCCATTGCCTGTTTCCTCGCTCAGGCCGGTCACGCCGAGGCGAAGCTTGTCCTCGAGCCAGGTCTGGGCGCGGCCGCCATAGGAATAGCCATCCACCTCCGACGTGGCCGGGGTGTATTCATACTGCACCACCAGATTGACCGGATCCGATCCCAACGCCCCGTCGCGCACGACGGCATCCGCGCCGGCGGTCGAGGACAACGGCTTGGTGAGGATGATCACGCCCTGCATGTAGTCGATCGTGTAGTCTTCGCTGGCACTGAGCTGGCGCCGGGTCTTGACCAGGCCTGTCACCGAATCGCGGATTTCGATCGAAACGGTTTCCGAGCCGGTGCTGATGTCCTGGCGCTTGAGGAAATAGGCGGAGCCGCCGGTGCCGCGATAGACATCGCGCTGCGGCAGGGTGCCGGGCTGGGCGGCATAGAGCGCGGCCTCGGTCCGGCGTTCGCCGAAGCTGGTCATGTCTTCCGACCGGTAAACCGCGCTGGCGCCGTAAAGCGCCCGCTCGTTGCGCAGATATTCCGAGCCATTGACCGCGGCCTTGAAATTTCCCCACATCACATGGCTGTCGCCGCGCTCGAGCCGGATATAGAACTTTCCGCTTGTCGGAGCATCCTCGACCGCCGTCGAATCATCGCCATAGATCGGGTAGTATTTTTCAGGATCCAGCCGCCGCAGCAATTGCCGCGGATTCTTGGAATCCAGCCCCTTGAAAAGGGTGTCCAGATCGTCCTCGCCGGTGTCGGCCGATGCCGTGAGCAGGTATTTTCCCTTGATCTTGCCCTTGAGATAAAACGCAGCCCGGCCTTTCGAATAGACCCCGTCATATTCCGATGGATCAGCGGCAACGACCCTGTCGCTGCCGAAGCGTTTGCCGATGGTCAGATCGGCGAGGCCGACATAGAACCAGTCATCGGCGGGAATGTTGACATCGCGCGAGAAGCTCAGCCCCTTGCCCGAGGCATTGCCGAGCGCGACATCCACCCT
This window harbors:
- a CDS encoding helix-turn-helix domain-containing protein, encoding MNEQATLLSGQVLMSQKEALVSSPESGSASVADRIVELRKARKLTLQECARLSGVAASTLSKIERRELSPTISTLQKIAEGFSVELTELITQTRPAYAPGRRAVSRADSGKAHTSLSCANFLLCGELKDKRMIPVRTRITARGVEDYPVWARSDTEIFLWVVSGRMLLHSKVYEPLELGPGDSVYYDGNGEHCWTSVSEEDAEVVWVLSA
- a CDS encoding TRAP transporter substrate-binding protein, with protein sequence MTFLRKMRFGAVASIALMLGAATAQADTVRLAHVDGEGDLLNNTYWTWSEVFSSVLGAQTAGKFEVEVFPSGQMGDLESLAEQNVRGSLQMVGGLSAGHIAAYAPIASVLEMPYTFSSTAQAREVMNGSFGASLSDKIAEKSGVRILSYLPSAFRNFSSSTKMIKSPADMVGMKMRTQQIPIHVEMVKALGASPTPIAWAELYSALQTGVVDGQENAPYTMLMANLQEVQKFYTLDHHLINMPLITINEEYWQGLSDEDKQAFEYAASEATFAMLGVITAKESQDLAKIRAAGVEIYQPTAAEFQQFVDAAQKPVADILAEQVGQEIIDELKAAVAATQAK
- a CDS encoding alpha-hydroxy acid oxidase, whose translation is MSGFLSFEEARRSARRRLPRGLFDYIDRGVGEEASLRALRTRLDAAGITPRMLTGADASDTGVTLFGEQHQAPFIIAPTAMAGLVHRGGEEALARGAARCGVPFCLSTQSLSSVEQIAGAAPGLDIWMQIYLWQDLALSEALLSRAWDTGVRVAVMTIDTPAGSRKEWNLRSGFDMPFRLSPRSLCDLALRPNWLFGAVLPRAIRHGLPAMNNYPEALRPRLIGAPVDPRVTLMKGLNWDHVRWLRDRWAGKLVLKGILSCADAETAIGIGADGIVVSSHGARNFDASPAPIDVLQDIASACEGRLTVMADSGVRRGLDVLRYRRRGAEAVMLGRLPLWALAAEGETGVVKALSILREEYAESLRYSA
- a CDS encoding TonB-dependent receptor, whose protein sequence is MPSNSDGQFRQLSDSADLGISVSVDGEQLIGAPAGIAETSATGAGLQDADIQVKFDGFDVRPVLSVTTSEGGSAYRAGDAVGFVAASNYPAWIAHSEIRVRAGATHGSLSSREDVIIPVDRSGHAVWVMPTEGSDKFAYVLRVYDAQGHFDETHPQSLIRSATSTELPRDRPSEDGLDHAAIRNIPVHGGAVTVYGRDVPAGYAVTAIGEHVPVDAEGEFVVQRILPPGEHRVDVALGNASGKGLSFSRDVNIPADDWFYVGLADLTIGKRFGSDRVVAADPSEYDGVYSKGRAAFYLKGKIKGKYLLTASADTGEDDLDTLFKGLDSKNPRQLLRRLDPEKYYPIYGDDSTAVEDAPTSGKFYIRLERGDSHVMWGNFKAAVNGSEYLRNERALYGASAVYRSEDMTSFGERRTEAALYAAQPGTLPQRDVYRGTGGSAYFLKRQDISTGSETVSIEIRDSVTGLVKTRRQLSASEDYTIDYMQGVIILTKPLSSTAGADAVVRDGALGSDPVNLVVQYEYTPATSEVDGYSYGGRAQTWLEDKLRLGVTGLSEETGNGDLDADQQLVGADFRIRHSDTTFIEGEYARSEGPGFGRSTSTDGGLTIVGKGSAGRIGQVANAWRVRGELDLADLGAGMPKGRLGAHYDSKQAGFSTLDDQTSVDQRVIGGFGEFALTDRMQLRLGYDDYSDAAGKKKAEASGDVVVDLNKTLRTSFGLKHTELANPTGVAGDNGRRTDGGVRLAYAPREGRNYYVFGQATLAPSEGIERNDRAGVGTELRLTETVGVSGEVSEGTSGIGAMAALNFNPTDVAEYHVGYRLDPDRELDGTGAIGNDRGGIVVGAKRKYNDALSLTSENNYDMFGRRRSLTSAYGVSYAPDTEWTYQAALETGEIRDPDNSDFDRQAVSVGLSYKDEDRLSGRLRGALGFEDSEDGSRDRDSYLVSGALSWKTNQDWRLLASLDAVVSRSDQSSILDGDYVEGSLGYAYRPVDNDRLNLLFKYGFLFDLPGVDQVNSANQAAGPRQRSHVLSVDGTYEVNQYVDVGAKYGFRIGDVETTRGAGIYTDNSAHLGILRADLHVIHRWDVLVEGRILRSPSANTTDYGAVTAVYRHIGDNAKAGLGYNFGRFTDDLTDLSDNNQGVFVNLVGKY